One Glycine max cultivar Williams 82 chromosome 8, Glycine_max_v4.0, whole genome shotgun sequence genomic window, TCGGTGGAGAGAAAGAACGTGAGTGTCTATGGATTGGCTCAGTGCTGGGAGTTTGTGAATGGCAGTGCTTGTGAGAGATGTTTAGCGGATGCTGTCACGAGGATTGGTTCGTGTTCGACGCAAGAAGCGAGGGCGTTGAGTGCTGGTTGTTACTTGAGGTACTCTTCTCAGAAGTTTTATAACAATTCTAGCGATGTTGTAACCGCTGGAAAACATGGTGAGTTATGCTCTCTGTTTTGGGCAaggttttttaaattatggttTCAGTTTCATCACAATCCTTGATATTATGGGGAAAAAAAGAGTTTTAGCAACACAATCTCTAACATGCTCGTTGTAACATTAATTCTCtgattgtttaaatttattggaaactataaaattataaaggagATTGGTTAGGTCGTAGAGGCACAGTGTGATTCTCAACAAATTTCAATGTGTTAAAAAACATGCTTTCTAAAACAATAACAGCCCCAAAGAACAGCGTAGACCAGAGTTGTTTTTGGCTTACATAAGCTGGGAATACTTTTTGGCCAGCGttgaccaatgatgtttttttgGCTGATAAACAATCCTGGGCGACGCTGGATAATTAAAATCCAAAGTGTGTTTCTAACATTTCTCTTCTTGGATATTACAAACAAATATGACTGCAATTACCACAATTGCAGTCAAGATGCCAAAGGGTGAGTCCAACATTCTTGGCGTTGCGAAATTGCAACTGGGGACTGTTGTTTCAAAACCATGATTTTGCCACGTGTTTCTTGCTTAATTCTCTTTCTGTTCTTGGATTTTAATTAACCTATGGATTCTCCCATCCTAGTAAGTGTTTCTCTGATTTTGATGTGGATTAAAATGCATATTTGGTGCCATATGTAGACAGTACGACCAAGGTTATAAATTTCCGGCAGTTGCAGTTTCATCACAATTCTAGATATTGTGAAAAATTACGGACAAATGTTGTTGATTGGTTGCAATTCTGGTCGTGGAAATCCACCAAAAACCTTGGCTgaccattttttaaaacctataTGACTCAAATATACAATATATCTAGCAATTTAAGTAgatatgtattatttattttgttctatTAAGTGGTTTTCAAAGAAAGGATTTTATTCTTTAGAGCAATTTCAGGTGGATCTTTTACCCTTGATGTTTGTATCTGTCATGGAATTTATCTTCCCTTGTGAACAAATAAAATACTTGGAAAGATCACCTTTCTGATAAAATGTCACTAAAGTGGTGTTGCTGAATATGTTATGATAGGAAAACGTACTCTAGTTAAAATTCTGGCTGCGTCTTCTGCTGCCCTGGCTCTTCTGCTAGTTGTTGTGACAGTTGTTTTCTTTACAAGGAAGAATGTGGTGACAAGGAGAAGAGGTATGAATGTTTGATATTTAGGACTGAGAAACTTAAAGCTGTAAATACTGAAGGTTGTTGTAATTTTGTTCTTACCTCAGAAAGAAGACAGTTTGGCGCTCTTCTAGCCACAGTGAATAAGTCCAAGCTAAATATGCCTTACGAGGTTCTTGAAAAAGCAACAAATTACTTCAATGAGGCCAACAAGCTTGGACAAGGGGGATCAGGTTCTGTTTATAAAGTAAGTATTTTCTGATCTTGTGTGTTATTTGTTGCTTACATATTGCCTGACTATATGTTTTTTGTTCCAATATAGGGAGTTATGCCAGATGGAAATACTGTTGCCATAAAAAGGCTTAGCTATAACACAACACAATGGGCAGAGCATTTCTTCACTGAGGTCAATTTGATCAGTGGCATTCATCACAAAAATCTAGTGAAACTTTTAGGGTGCAGCATTACAGGACCTGAAAGCCTTCTTGTTTATGAATATGTGCCTAACCAGAGCCTCCATGATCACTTTTCTGGTTGTGACTTTACATCTAATATCCAGTCTTAAAAGAAATTTcctttaaattaactttttgcTTATTATGTTCCATTTGAACTTCTTTAGTTAGAAGGACTTCTCAACCGCTGACTTGGGAAATGAGGCAGAAAATTATATTAGGAATTGCAGAGGGCATGGCCTACCTTCATGAGGAATCTCATGTGAGAATCATTCATAGAGACATAAAATTAAGCAACATTCTGCTTGAGGAGGACTTCACACCCAAGATTGCTGATTTTGGACTTGCTAGATTATTTCCAGAAGACAAGTCTCACATTAGCACAGCCATTGCTGGCACACTGTAAGTGCATTGTCTCTTATGTTGTTCTGTATGTGCCATCAATGAGGGAAATACCTTGCATAGGCCTTAGATGACTGGAAGgtgaattttcaaataaaagtaCTAGCTGCCTTCCGTTAGTTACTGTTTTATCATCTATATTACATACTAGCTTTGTGAAGGACCAAATGCTTACTATGTTTGGTAACCACACTTATGTTGGTTGCATTCATTAatggcatttttttttatctattcgGCATTGTATTATGATGATTCCTTTGTCTGCATAAATGGTTGTTTCTTTCCTAAGCACTCTTAATAATCCATGCTCTACTGTTAAGGGGTTTGTATTAGCTTTTAGCAATCATGTTT contains:
- the CRK11 gene encoding cysteine-rich receptor-like protein kinase 3 isoform X2 — its product is MAATSVSYFRYDDYNFFGETRSDQDTTVCGNNSSNNNSNSAANSATNSSSGVYKANAMALVRNLSGLAPKNDGFFVGSVERKNVSVYGLAQCWEFVNGSACERCLADAVTRIGSCSTQEARALSAGCYLRYSSQKFYNNSSDVVTAGKHGKRTLVKILAASSAALALLLVVVTVVFFTRKNVVTRRRERRQFGALLATVNKSKLNMPYEVLEKATNYFNEANKLGQGGSGSVYKGVMPDGNTVAIKRLSYNTTQWAEHFFTEVNLISGIHHKNLVKLLGCSITGPESLLVYEYVPNQSLHDHFSVRRTSQPLTWEMRQKIILGIAEGMAYLHEESHVRIIHRDIKLSNILLEEDFTPKIADFGLARLFPEDKSHISTAIAGTLGYMAPEYIVRGKLTEKADVYSFGVLVIEIVSGKKISSYIMNSSSLLQTVWSLYGSNRLYEVVDPTLEGAFPAEEACQLLQIGLLCAQASAELRPSMSVVVKMVNNNHEIPQPAQPPFINSSSSEFSKSGLPGYNFQPGSNTQSSGNTISESQIEPR